In Pogoniulus pusillus isolate bPogPus1 chromosome 41, bPogPus1.pri, whole genome shotgun sequence, a genomic segment contains:
- the MISP gene encoding mitotic interactor and substrate of PLK1 isoform X2, giving the protein MDRVTRHMVFQLPETRYDYSDAHQADSEDDVFGSAPHGSQRVESSYSWKTRSKSSSPFLDDGRDLWISSPDREAKLDVVKSGSLYDLRAYKGERKPSKLYDEDEQDQHRVPPPNISPEKAKELEDERREIIRSQALKKSSTIAERWSSMDELSSINTSTGSQADGRHTGSFSTSFAITFDRPSSRRAATPVDSENIDTEQINFSAARQQFLMLEKTSPGSFFSPGQQAMSPKPESMTKASRQEWHSPETARSAARGQGNAGTPSQSRTDRTVYQVYSVAYKTPVKEEIYAPSSRLYPAGKMSTLTKASSREDLDSGLGEMYNEASAGYGSDGSTSNEVFNGLVELRTSSNGLDKETKVSNETPIEREIRMAMEREENLWKERGIQRLTSGSEMVEIQTKPLFSMHTSPGPGRKGKDNGRASLYVQREIEQETKREEDLRRQGRLPGTYDRGTQQELDERRRVFEQEEAPPQKPTPTRKAEERRSWVSEFVVEQPPSHSPLPEEDTRASRRLPSYPTSITLFQTTQPRFATSEKSQDQPRLSQLAPTSTSRRSEDSWARRLPSSTPSPTSTAVLPREYFSLSFWKPKFYVLDDMGTQTPLRREDGREEQYKLRTWKPQTSALIEEEIRSDLQREEELQEQRRRRQQLLDGYSLVSSDGALQEGSRSRHSSGAI; this is encoded by the exons ATGGACAGAGTCACCAGGCACATGGTCTTCCAGCTCCCAGAGACCAGGTATGACTACAGTGATGCTCACCAAGCTGACAGTGAAGATGATGTCTTTGGCTCAGCTCCACATGGCAGCCAGAGGGTGGAAAGCAGCTACAGCTGGAAAACGAGGTCAAAGTCATCATCTCCATTCCTGGatgatggaagagacctctggatcTCATCCCCAGACAGggaggccaagctggatgtggtGAAGTCAGGAAGCCTGTACGACCTCAGGGCTTACAAGGGTGAGAGGAAACCCTCAAAGCTTTATGATGAAGATGAGCAGGACCAGCACAGGGTCCCTCCTCCAAACATCTCACCCGAGAAGGCCAAAGAGCTCGAGGACGAGAGGAGGGAGATCATCCGGAGCCAGGCGCTAAAGAAGAGCTCCACCATCGCTGAGAGGTGGAGCTCCATGGATGAGCTGAGCTCCATAAACACCAGCACTGGCAGCCAGGCTGACGGCAGGCACACAGGCAGCTTCTCCACCAGCTTTGCCATTACCTTCGACAGGCCCTCCTCGAGGAGGGCAGCGACCCCAGTGGACTCTGAAAACATCGACACGGAGCAGATCAACTTCTCTGCTGCTCGGCAGCAGTTCCTGATGCTGGAGAAGACCAGCCCAGGTTCCTTTTTCAGCCCAGGACAACAGGCCATGTCTCCAAAGCCAGAGTCAATGACAAAAGCCTCCAGGCAAGAGTGGCACAGTCCTGAGACGGCCAGAAGTGCTGCCAGAGGTCAGGGCAATGCTGGCAcgcccagccagagcaggacggACAGGACTGTCTATCAGGTCTACAGTGTGGCCTACAAGACACCTGTGAAGGAGGAGATTtatgctcccagcagcaggttgTATCCCGCTGGGAAGATGTCCACCTTGACTAAGGCATCCTCCAGAGAGGACCTGGACTCTGGCTTGGGTGAGATGTACAACGAAGCCAGCGCAGGCTACGGCAGCGATGGAAGCACATCCAATGAGGTCTTCAATGGCCTGGTGGAGCTGAGGACCAGCAGCAACGGCCTGGACAAGGAGACAAAGGTCAGCAACGAGACACCCATTGAGAGGGAGATCCGCATGGCgatggagagggaggagaacctctggAAGGAGAGGGGGATCCAGCGGCTGACCTCCGGCAGCGAGATGGTGGAGATCCAGACCAagcctctcttctccatgcaCACCTCACCCGGGCCaggcaggaaagggaaggaCAATGGCCGCGCTTCCCTTTACGTCCAGAGGGAAATCGAGCAGGAAACCAAGCGTGAGGAAGATCTGAGGAGGCAGGGGAGGCTGCCGGGGACCTACGACAGGGGCacgcagcaggagctggacgAGCGCAGGAGGGTGTTTGAGCAGGAGGAAGCTCCCCCCCAGAAGCCCACCCCCAcgaggaaggcagaggagcgGAGGAGCTGGGTGAGTGAGTTTGTGGTGGAGCAGCCCCCGAGCCACAGTCCCCTCCCTGAAGAAGACACCAGGGCTAGTAGAAGGCTTCCCAGCTACCCGACGAGCATCACACTCTTCCAGACCACCCAGCCGCGCTTTGCCACCAGCGAGAAGAGCCAGGACCAGCCGCGGCTGTCCCAGCTCgctcccaccagcaccagcagacGGAGCGAGGACTCCTGGGCTCGAAGGCTTCCCAGCTCCACCCCGagccccaccagcacagctgtcctgcccagggagtacttctccctctccttctggaAGCCCAAGTTCTACGTCTTAGACGACATGGGGACACAGACCCCGCTGAGAAGGGAGGATGGCCGGGAGGAGCAGTACAAGCTGAGGACCTGGAAGCCCCAGACCTCGGCGCTGATCGAGGAAGAGATCCGGAGCGACttgcagagggaagaggagctgcaggagcagcggcggcggcggcagcagctgctggatggCTACTCCCTGGTCAGCAGCGACGGCGCTCTCCAGGAGGGCTCCCGCTCAAGGCACAGCTCGg GAGCCATCTGA
- the MISP gene encoding mitotic interactor and substrate of PLK1 isoform X1 has product MDRVTRHMVFQLPETRYDYSDAHQADSEDDVFGSAPHGSQRVESSYSWKTRSKSSSPFLDDGRDLWISSPDREAKLDVVKSGSLYDLRAYKGERKPSKLYDEDEQDQHRVPPPNISPEKAKELEDERREIIRSQALKKSSTIAERWSSMDELSSINTSTGSQADGRHTGSFSTSFAITFDRPSSRRAATPVDSENIDTEQINFSAARQQFLMLEKTSPGSFFSPGQQAMSPKPESMTKASRQEWHSPETARSAARGQGNAGTPSQSRTDRTVYQVYSVAYKTPVKEEIYAPSSRLYPAGKMSTLTKASSREDLDSGLGEMYNEASAGYGSDGSTSNEVFNGLVELRTSSNGLDKETKVSNETPIEREIRMAMEREENLWKERGIQRLTSGSEMVEIQTKPLFSMHTSPGPGRKGKDNGRASLYVQREIEQETKREEDLRRQGRLPGTYDRGTQQELDERRRVFEQEEAPPQKPTPTRKAEERRSWVSEFVVEQPPSHSPLPEEDTRASRRLPSYPTSITLFQTTQPRFATSEKSQDQPRLSQLAPTSTSRRSEDSWARRLPSSTPSPTSTAVLPREYFSLSFWKPKFYVLDDMGTQTPLRREDGREEQYKLRTWKPQTSALIEEEIRSDLQREEELQEQRRRRQQLLDGYSLVSSDGALQEGSRSRHSSAASGASGSYSVSGSPVSSPAPHQGVLRLVSSFTPLRVASPSQGSTETLGSDSARSSPFEERRRRVKEDGKYAGIEPVDKVNTEVVESTRVIRHKSAMAQRWEAGQYVRDDD; this is encoded by the exons ATGGACAGAGTCACCAGGCACATGGTCTTCCAGCTCCCAGAGACCAGGTATGACTACAGTGATGCTCACCAAGCTGACAGTGAAGATGATGTCTTTGGCTCAGCTCCACATGGCAGCCAGAGGGTGGAAAGCAGCTACAGCTGGAAAACGAGGTCAAAGTCATCATCTCCATTCCTGGatgatggaagagacctctggatcTCATCCCCAGACAGggaggccaagctggatgtggtGAAGTCAGGAAGCCTGTACGACCTCAGGGCTTACAAGGGTGAGAGGAAACCCTCAAAGCTTTATGATGAAGATGAGCAGGACCAGCACAGGGTCCCTCCTCCAAACATCTCACCCGAGAAGGCCAAAGAGCTCGAGGACGAGAGGAGGGAGATCATCCGGAGCCAGGCGCTAAAGAAGAGCTCCACCATCGCTGAGAGGTGGAGCTCCATGGATGAGCTGAGCTCCATAAACACCAGCACTGGCAGCCAGGCTGACGGCAGGCACACAGGCAGCTTCTCCACCAGCTTTGCCATTACCTTCGACAGGCCCTCCTCGAGGAGGGCAGCGACCCCAGTGGACTCTGAAAACATCGACACGGAGCAGATCAACTTCTCTGCTGCTCGGCAGCAGTTCCTGATGCTGGAGAAGACCAGCCCAGGTTCCTTTTTCAGCCCAGGACAACAGGCCATGTCTCCAAAGCCAGAGTCAATGACAAAAGCCTCCAGGCAAGAGTGGCACAGTCCTGAGACGGCCAGAAGTGCTGCCAGAGGTCAGGGCAATGCTGGCAcgcccagccagagcaggacggACAGGACTGTCTATCAGGTCTACAGTGTGGCCTACAAGACACCTGTGAAGGAGGAGATTtatgctcccagcagcaggttgTATCCCGCTGGGAAGATGTCCACCTTGACTAAGGCATCCTCCAGAGAGGACCTGGACTCTGGCTTGGGTGAGATGTACAACGAAGCCAGCGCAGGCTACGGCAGCGATGGAAGCACATCCAATGAGGTCTTCAATGGCCTGGTGGAGCTGAGGACCAGCAGCAACGGCCTGGACAAGGAGACAAAGGTCAGCAACGAGACACCCATTGAGAGGGAGATCCGCATGGCgatggagagggaggagaacctctggAAGGAGAGGGGGATCCAGCGGCTGACCTCCGGCAGCGAGATGGTGGAGATCCAGACCAagcctctcttctccatgcaCACCTCACCCGGGCCaggcaggaaagggaaggaCAATGGCCGCGCTTCCCTTTACGTCCAGAGGGAAATCGAGCAGGAAACCAAGCGTGAGGAAGATCTGAGGAGGCAGGGGAGGCTGCCGGGGACCTACGACAGGGGCacgcagcaggagctggacgAGCGCAGGAGGGTGTTTGAGCAGGAGGAAGCTCCCCCCCAGAAGCCCACCCCCAcgaggaaggcagaggagcgGAGGAGCTGGGTGAGTGAGTTTGTGGTGGAGCAGCCCCCGAGCCACAGTCCCCTCCCTGAAGAAGACACCAGGGCTAGTAGAAGGCTTCCCAGCTACCCGACGAGCATCACACTCTTCCAGACCACCCAGCCGCGCTTTGCCACCAGCGAGAAGAGCCAGGACCAGCCGCGGCTGTCCCAGCTCgctcccaccagcaccagcagacGGAGCGAGGACTCCTGGGCTCGAAGGCTTCCCAGCTCCACCCCGagccccaccagcacagctgtcctgcccagggagtacttctccctctccttctggaAGCCCAAGTTCTACGTCTTAGACGACATGGGGACACAGACCCCGCTGAGAAGGGAGGATGGCCGGGAGGAGCAGTACAAGCTGAGGACCTGGAAGCCCCAGACCTCGGCGCTGATCGAGGAAGAGATCCGGAGCGACttgcagagggaagaggagctgcaggagcagcggcggcggcggcagcagctgctggatggCTACTCCCTGGTCAGCAGCGACGGCGCTCTCCAGGAGGGCTCCCGCTCAAGGCACAGCTCGg CTGCCTCGGGTGCCAGCGGCAGCTACTCGGTCTCTGGCTCTCCTGTCTCCAGTCCTGCCCCACACCAGGGGGTCCTGAGGCTGGTGTCGTCCTTCACGCCGCTGAGAGTGGCCagcccctcccagggcagcacagagaCCCTCGGCTCTGACTCGGCTCGTTCCAGCCCCTTCGAGGAGCGGAGGAGGAGGGTGAAGGAGGATGGAAAG TATGCAGGCATCGAACCTGTTGACAAGGTCAACACAGAG gtgGTGGAAAGCACCAGGGTGATCCGGCACAAGAGCGCCATGGCCCAGCGCTGGGAGGCTGGGCAGTACGTGCGGGACGACGACTGA